The bacterium DNA window CGGCGGGACTCGTCCCACTGACCGGCCAGGCAGTCGGCGAACTCGTCGGCTCGCTCGGTTGTCGCCGTTCGACCGGTGACCGCGGCCAACTCCCAGGCGTTGAACACCACGAGAGCATTGAACCCGGCAGAAGCGGACTCGAAGGTCGGATTGGCCACCGGTGAGCCGGCCAGGCTGCGCTCGATCGAGGTCACCAATTGGTTCTTGATCGGCCGCCAGGACTCCAGCGAAAACCCCCCAGGGCAGAAGTCATCCCAGCGGGGGCTGTCGTCAGCCCCGCTCTCCCACGGATGGCACAGCGCCACCAGTCCGTTGGGAAGACGGTGGCGGACGAAGAGCAGGAATCGCAGCCCGCTCTCCGCCTTGGCCACCGTTTCCTCGTCAACGTCCACACCCCGGCGCACGAGCTCAGCCACTGCGTGGCCGTACATGGGGGGCTGGGTAATGGACGAAGCGTCGTCCCTCCCCCACAGGTCGGCGGCCACTCCGGGGTTGCGGACATAGTTCATGTGGGGAACGAACCCGTCTTCGGCTTGTACCGATAGCGCAGTGCGAAGCTCGGTCAAGGCGCGGTCGTCACCGAGCTCAGCCCAGCAAATGGCGTGGAAGCACGAGTCCCACAGCCACTGCCACGGATAGGTGGCGTGGTTCGGAGCGGTGTAGCCCTGGCGAACCCAGTGGGCCTCCAGCACCGCTCGCGCCGCGGCCCGAACCGCCGAGCGGTCAGGGTTCTCAGGGACTTCCATACTTCCAAAGTCTCACAAAACCGGGTTATCTGGTTACCTCGTAGGAATGGCCCGGGCTGCGATCGTCTCCTTTCGACTGGGGCTGAGCGACGGAGTGTCCATCGTCGCCCGCCTCTGGCAGGAGTTGCTGGGCGACATCGGATTCGACATGGTGACGGTGGCCGCCGAAGGTCCGGTCGACCGGTTGGTGCCCGGCCTGGGCATCGACCAGCCTGACGGGCCCGACCCTGAACAGTTCTCGGCCGCGGTGGACGACGTCGACTTGGTAGTGGTGGAGAACCTCTGCACCATTCCGCTGAACCTGTCGGCCGCTCGCACGGTGGCCCGGGCGCTGGCCGGTCGGCCGGCAATACTCCACCACCACGATCCACCGTGGCAGCGGGAGAGATTCGCCTCGGTAACCGAACTGCCCCCCGACGATCCCGCCTGGCGCCATGTGGTGATCAACCGGCTCACCGCTGATCAGTTTGCTCAGCGGGGGCTCAAGGCAGCGGTGATCTACAACGGTTTCGACACCAATAGCGCCGCCGGCAACCGGGACGCTATGCGAACCCGACTGGGAGTAGCCGACGAGACGCTGTTGGTGGCCCATCCTGTCCGGGCCATTCCCCGCAAGAACATTCCGACGGCCATAGCCATCGCCGAGGCCCTGGGGGGAACCTACTGGCTGATGGGACAAGCCGAAGAGGGTTACGACGACACCCTGGAAGGGTTGCTGGCCGATGCCCGGTGCCCGGTGATCCACCGGCCGGTGGCCCGCACTCCCGACATCTACGCGGCGGCCGATCTGGTGGTGTTCCCCTCTCTTTGGGAGGGGTTCGGCAACCCCCCGGTGGAGGCGGCCATCTGGCGGAGGCCGTGCGTGGTGGGCGACTACCCGGTG harbors:
- a CDS encoding glycosyltransferase family 4 protein produces the protein MARAAIVSFRLGLSDGVSIVARLWQELLGDIGFDMVTVAAEGPVDRLVPGLGIDQPDGPDPEQFSAAVDDVDLVVVENLCTIPLNLSAARTVARALAGRPAILHHHDPPWQRERFASVTELPPDDPAWRHVVINRLTADQFAQRGLKAAVIYNGFDTNSAAGNRDAMRTRLGVADETLLVAHPVRAIPRKNIPTAIAIAEALGGTYWLMGQAEEGYDDTLEGLLADARCPVIHRPVARTPDIYAAADLVVFPSLWEGFGNPPVEAAIWRRPCVVGDYPVADELAEFGFRWFSPQRLDEVRDFLSCPDADLLDQNQAIAQQHFSLERVRSDLVALLDDAGWLP